ATAGTGTGATTCGAAAGGTCTTTTCTGCTTCCGATGCTCACCGGATCTGATCTCCTGGCCAAGGTCAAGGAACTGGGCGATGTCTCGAAATCCGATCTGGTGCGTGGTTGCGGCTACGTCAGCACCAAGAAGGACGGGTCAGAGCGTCTTAATTTCACCGCCTTTTACGAGGCCCTGCTGGAAGCCAAGGGCGTCAGCCTGGGCGAAGGCGGTGGCAAGGGTGCCTCCAAAGGCGGTCGCAAACTCAGCTATGTGGCCACCGTGCAGGGCAATGGCAATCTTCTTGTGGGCAAGGCCTACACCGCCATGCTTGATCTGCAGCCCGGCGATGAATTCGAGATCAAGCTGGGCCGCAAGCAGATTCGCCTGATTCCCGCCGGATCCACCGACGACGACGACTGAACCTTCAGCCCGGCCCTGAGGGTGATGACCTTTTCCTCTGGCGATCGCAGGCCACCAGGAACGCAGTCACCCGTTCGCCCCAGTTCACCACCACCAGCAGGTTGCGGGGTGAACGGGAGAAGCCTTGCTGCGACAGCACGGCGAACCGGTTGAGGTCGTCGTGGCTGACCAGGGGTAGCGTTCCCTGCACGTTCTCCCAGGCACCCAGGAAGGTCTCCCCCTCGATGGCGCGGCATCGGGCATAGGCCTCGCCCACGTCGAGCCCCTGCCGCCGCAGCCTCACGAAGGCATCCAGATCCGGCCCGAGATGCTCGATCCAGCGGCCCAGGTCCCCGACGGCCACCACCTGGCTCAGGACCGGGCCTGCGGTCCGCAGCAGCAAGGCCGTCGCCGCCAGCGACCATTCCGTTTCCTCCAGCAAGCGTTCGGCGGCCTGGCAGAGGGCCCCGTGGTGGCTCTCCAGCAGCCGTTCATGGCGGGCCTTCAGATCATCCATGGCCGTTCAGGGCAACGCTGCAGCGGCCACAGGGACCCGGGCCCACGGAAACCTTGAGACGGCCTGCTGGCAACGGGAGAGAGGTGAGCGAAGAAGCCGGTGATCGGATTTGAACCGACGACCTACTGATTACGAATCAGTTGCTCTACCCCTGAGCTACACCGGCATCGGCCAAGAAATTAGCATTCGCCGGAACACCATCCGCTGGGCACCTCTCCATGGGATCCGACCCGAACAGATCCCTGGATCCGGCGCTGCGCCAGCGCCTTCTCACGGAAGCGAGAACCCCCTGGCGGGGGCTCCGGCGGGCCCTCTGGTTCGCCCTGGTGGCGTCGGCCGGGCTGGGCCTGGCCACCATGGCCCTGCGGGCTTCCGCCGGCTCGGAGGTGGCCTCAGGGGATCTCCTGATCCAGGTCGGAGCCTTCGGCCTCTTCGGGGGGCTGCTCTGGTTCGACCGCAACCGCCTCGACGGCTGAGGGTTCGACGGCTGGGGTCGGGGGCGGCGCTGGTGGCGCCTCGGGCGCCTGGGTTTCCGGTGGGTCCTCCGCTTCGCCTGGATTCGCTTCGGGCGGCATCACCACCTCGGGTCTTTTGAGGGGCTCGGGTAGCAACAGGGGCAGGCCCAGGCAGAGGCGCTGCTGCTCCAGTTCCTCCAGGCTGAGGGGGCGGGTGGCGGCCAAGACCTCGGGGCTGCGGTTCAGCAGCCAGAGGGACTGGATCAGCTGCTGCCACTGCCACAGCATCACCACCAGCAGCAGGGCCGCCAGCAGCAGGGCCACCAGGCGCGGGCAGGAGGCGAAGGGGGTGATGGGCGCGGCCACGGCGGCCTGGCGATCGATCCACCACAGCAGGGGCAGGGCGAGGGCGGCGCCGCCGGCGGTGGCCAGGGCCAGCCCAGGGGCCGCCTGCAGCCGGCTGAGCCGCCGCTGCAGCTCCCGGCGACCCCGCAGCGGGGTCTGCAGCAGCAGCAGCGACCAGACGTCGGCGGGTCGGCGCGCCAGCAGCACGGCGGGGGCCAGGGCACCGATCGCCCAGCAGAGCAGCCGCTCCAGACCCGGCAGGGGGCCCGGGTCGCTGCCGGCGAGCACCAGCAGCAGCAGCAGCGCCTCAAGCGGCAGGACCCCGAGGGCGATCAGCTGGAGCCAGAGCAGCGGCTCGCTGCGGGGCGTCACGGGATCAGGTGCTGAGGGTCCGGCGCTGGGTGACCAGCTTGAAGGCCTCGACCCGATCCTTGTCCTGCCAGCCGGTGAACCGGTCGCAGCCGATGCCGCACTCGAAGCCGGTGGCCACCTCCTTGACGTCGTCCTTGTTGCGCCGCAAGGAATCGAGATCGCCTTCGTAGACGAGCTCCTTGCCGCGATGGACACGGATGCGGCAGTTGCGCTGCAGCTTGCCGCTGGTGACGTAACAGCCGGCCACGGCGCTCTTGCCGATCGTGAACACGGCCCGCACCTCCGCCTCGCCCAGGCCCTCCTCCACCATCTCCGGCTCCAGCAGGCCCTCCATGGCCATCTGGATGTCCTCGAGCAGCTTGTAGATGACGTCGTAATCGCGCACGTCCACGCCGGTGGCATCGGCGGCGCGCTTGGCACCGGAGGCCATCGAGGTGTTGAAGCCCACGATCACAGCGCCCGACGCGGCCGCCAGGTCGACGTCCGTTTCGGTGATCTCGCCCGGTGCCGAGAGCAGCACCCGCACCTGAACCTCCTCCTGGGGCAGCTGCTCGAGGGACCCGAGGATCGCCTCGACGCTGCCCTGTACATCGGCCTTGAGGATGAGGTTGAGCTCCTTGAGCTCGCCTTCGCTGGCCTGGCCCGACATCGACGCCAGGGACACCCGGCGGGAGGCCATCTGCTGGGCCAGTCGGGTGGCCCGGGCCTCGGTGGCCCGGTCGCCGACCACCGCCCGGGCGCTCTTCTCATCGGCGTAGACCTCGAACTCGTCGCCGGCGGTGGGCACCTCGCTGAAGCCCAGGGCCTCCACGGCACTCGACGGGCCGGCCTGCTTCACCCGCTTGCCGGTGTCGTCGACCATGGCCCGCACCTTGCCGAGGATCGGTCCGGCCGCCAGAACGTCGCCGGCCTTGAGGGTGCCGTTCTGGATCAGCAGGGTGGCCACCGGACCCTTGGCCTTGTCGAGGTGGGCCTCGATCACCGTGCCCCGGGCCATCCGGTCGGGGTTGGCCTGCAGGTCCTCCACTTCGGTGACCAGCAGGATCATCTCCAGCAGCTTGTCGATGTTCTCCCCTTTGATGGCGCTGACGGGGACCATGACGGTGTTGCCGCCCCAGTCCTCGGCCACCAGGTCGAGGCCGGAGAGTTCCTGCTTGACCCGGTCGGGCTGGGCCCCTTCCTTGTCGATCTTGTTGATCGCCACCACGATCGGCACCTCGGCGGCGCGGGCGTGGCTGATCGCCTCCAGGGTCTGGGGGCGGACGCCGTCGTCGGCGGCCACCACCAGCACCGCCACGTCGGTGACCTTGGTGCCGCGGGCCCGCATGGCGGTGAACGCCTCGTGGCCCGGGGTGTCGAGGAAGGTGATCTTGCGGTGCTCCTCGCCATGGGGCACATCCACTTGGTACGCGCCGATGTGCTGGGTGATGCCGCCGGCTTCTCCGGCCGCCACGCGGGTCTTGCGAATGGCGTCGAGCAGGCTTGTCTTGCCGTGGTCGACGTGGCCCATCACGGTCACCACGGGCGGACGCCTGATCAGGTGTGCCATGTCGCTCTCCTCGATCATCTCCACGGTTTTCTTGGCCGCGGCCTCGATGTCGTCCTGGAGCACGGGTACGCCGAATTCCTCGGACACCGTCTCGATCGTGTGGAGGTCGAGGGTCTGGGTGACGGTGGCGATGATTCCCTTGAAGAACAGGGATTTGATGATCTCGGAGCTCTCCACCCCGAGGCGGTCGGCCAGTTCCTGCACCGTGAGGTTGCCCTCAGGCACGATCAGCATCTCGGGACGCAGGGCCTTGGCTTCGCGGGAGGCCCGCAGCTCCATGGCACGGCGCCGCTGACGCTGGCGGGTGGTCTCCTTCTTGCGCTTGCGCACCGCAACGGTGGGCTTGGCCTGGGCGCCGGCGGGGGTGCGGGGCTTGGCCGGCCGCGCCAGGCTGGCCTGTAGCACCAAGGCTTCCTGCTCGCCGGCATAGCCACCGGTCTCGGCGGTGAGGGCATCATCGTTTTCGCCGATGATGTGGACCTTCTGGCGCTGCTTCTGGGGCGTGCGGCTGCGCAGGGCCTCCAGCTTGGCGCTGTCGTCCCAGTCGGGACGCCGGGCGCCGGGGGCGCGGGCGCCGGCCGGGGTGGGCGGGCCAAAGCCGGGGCGGCGGGGCGCCGCCTGAGGGGTGGCGGTGGGGCGCGTCACGCCCTCCTTCTCACCAACGGCCTCAGTGCCGCCCTCGCTGTGGTCGGGTCGCCTCGGCGGCGGGGCGCCGGGACAGCCGGTGGGCTTCTGTAGCTGTATCAGCTCTCCGGGGGCCATCGATCTTGCGCATCCTCTCGGGGATGCCCGGGCGGCCGGGGGCACGTCGGACGGCCCGCCGACGAAGGTGCCGGGGCCGGCCGAGTCGCGGCGGATCGGCTTGCCGACCAGTTCGAGCGGGGTGGGGCCGGGCCGTCCCGGGGCCGAGCCGGTCCTGGCGCCGGCGCTGCCGGGACGGATCGGTGCCGGGGCGCCGGGACGCTGGGGTCGGGCCGAGGGAGGGGCGGGCCGGCTGCTGGTGGGGCCGCTCTGGCCGGGCTGGGGACGGCCGACGAGCTGGGGCCGGGTGGCGGGCGGCCGGGTGGGTGTGCCGGCCTGGGCAGGCCGTCCCGGAGCAGGGGCCGGCGGCCGCTGGGGCGAGCCGACCCGGACCGGGGGCTGGGAGGCACGGTTCACCGGGGCCGGACCGGTGGGCTTCGGTGCCGCCAGGGGTTTGGTCGGCGGGGCTGCGGCGGCCGGCCGGGCAGGGGCAGCGGGCGCAGGACGGGCTGGGGCGCCGGGGGCGGCCGGCTTCGCCGTGGGGGCGGCGGCTGGTGCGGCGGTGGCGGCGGGTTTGCCCATGATCGTGGGCGGCTGGCCGGCCGGTTTGCCGGCCTCGACAGGGCGGGGGCGCGCCGGCACCGGGGCCCCGGCTGGCCTGGGCCGTGCTGCCGGGGGCTCGGGCCGGGCCGGAGCCTGGGCCGATGCTGCCGCGACGGGGCGGGGCGCGGGGGGACGGCTGGCGGGGGGAGCCGGTGGAGCGGCTGCGGCCGGAGCGACCGGCGCCGCGCCGCTGCGGGGGATGCTCACCGGAGCCGGAGCGGCCTTCTTGACGGCCAGGATCGCCTTGGCAGGGGGCGCCGGCGGCGCCGGTTCGGGCCGGGTGGGCGATCCGGGGCGTGCGGGTGTTGGGCTGGCGACGTTCACGCCAATCAGGGAACGGATCCGGGAGGCCTCGTCATCACTGATGGAGCTGCTGTGGCTCTTGGCCGCAATGGAGAGCTTCTCGGCGGCATCGAGCACGTCCTTGTTGTCCAGGCCCAGGTCCTTTGACAGCTCGTAGATTCTCACTTTGCCGCTGCTGGTCATTCAGAAAGGTCTCCGTACGGTGGGGCCGAAAGGGCCCCGGGGCCGCACGCACGTGGCGACCATGGTTCATCTTGCCTCAGAGGTCGCGGGGCCGATCGCTCGAGACGTGCCTCGAGGATGGCGAGGATGGTTTCGCTGACGGCGCAGCGCAGGCCGCGCTGGAGGCGGCGGCGACGGCGGGCCTCCTCCAGGCAGCTCGGTTGCGGGCACAGATAGGCCGATCGGCCCATGCCCCCATCCAGGCTCACCGTCCCGTCGGACTGGCGCACCACACGCCAGAGCTGGGTCCGGTCGCACAGGCGGCGACAGGAGACGCAGCGCCGAAGCACCGGCCGCCCGGCGGGCGACGTCACCGGACGTCCTCACCAGCGGTCTCTTCTGGGGCCTCCTCGAGCGGGGGCTCCAGCGGATCGTCGGCTTCGGCTTCCACTTCGGATGGGCCGACCTCCCCACCGTCCTCCTCGCCATCCCCTTCCCCATCGATCTCCTCGTCCTCCGGCAGGGGGTAGAGCTCCCGCAGACGGGCGTCCTCCTCGGCGCGGGTGGCCTGTTCGGCCTGCAGCCGGGCCTCGGCCTCGGCCTGCAGGGCCTCCTCCTCCTGGCGCTGGGCGATCAGGGTTGCCACCTTCTCGTCCTCGCTGACCTGGTCGTAGTCCTGGGCATCCTTGATGTCGATCTTCCAGCCGGTGAGGCGGGCCGCCAGGCGGACGTTCTGGCCCTCCCGGCCGATGGCCAGGCTCAGCTGGTCGTGGGGCACGAGCACGTGGGCGTGGTGACCTTCGGGGTCCACCAGGCGGACCATCTCCACCCGCGCCGGACTGAGGGAGTTGGCCAGGTACTGGGCTGGGTCCGGAGACCAGCGGATCACGTCGATCTTCTCGCCCCGCAGTTCATTCACCACCTGCTGGATGCGGGAGCCGCGGGCACCGATGCAGGCCCCCACCGGATCCACTTCCCGCTCCACACTGTCGACCGCCACCTTGGTGCGGGGGCCGACGGCGCGGGAGGGGGGATTGGCCTCGCGGGCCACAGCGACGATCCGCACCGAACCCTCCTGGATTTCGGGCACCTCGTTTTCGAACAGGTAGACCACCAGGCCCGCATTGGCCCGGGAGACGAACAGCTGGGGGCCGCGCCTGGGCACCTCGCTGACCTCCTTGAGGAACACCTTGAAGGTGGCGTTGGCGCGGTAGTTGTCGTTGGGCAGCTGGTCGCGGCGGGGCAGTTCCGCCTCCACCTCGGGCCGGCCCAGGCCACTGCTGACGGCCATGATCACGCTCTGGCGCTCGAAGCGGATCACCCGGGCGGTGAGCACGGGATCCTCCAGGTCGGCGAATTCCTCCTGGATCATGCGGCGCTGCTGGTCGCGCAGTTTCTGGGCCAGCACCTGCTTGGTGGTGGCGGCGGCCATGCGGCCGAAATCATCTTTCTCCGGTGTCACGTCCAGCACCACCGTGTCGCCGATCTGGGCGTCTTCCGCCACCTGGCGCACCTCCTCGATGGCGATCTGGTGGTCGTCGCTCTCCACCTCCTCGACGATGATCTTGCTGGCCAGCACCCGATAGCCCTCTTCCTCGAGATCGAGCGCCACGTCGAAGTTGCTGAAGTAGTCCTCCTCGAAGGGGTCCTCGCTGATGCCCAGGTAGAGGGTGCGGCGGTAACGCTCGTAGCCCTTCAGCAGGGCCTCCCGCAGGGCCGCCTCCACCACCTGGGGAGCCAGCTTCTTCTCGTCGCTGATGTCCTCGATCAGGTTGTTGAGACCGGGGAGAAGAACCAGGGCCATGGACTCGGGGGCGTGGGGGCAGGAAGGGAACGGGGGGTGAACCTGAGCGGTTCAGGAATCGGGAGGCGCCTGGGTGAGCCGCACCCGCAGCACGTCGTCGCGGGGGATGCGCAGGATGCGGCCGCGCTCGTTGAGCTGCACCACCTGGTCATCGCGGCCGAGCAGGAGGCCCGTTCGCCGCACTTCCGCACCGTCGGCGTCCCGGCGGAGCACTTCCACCGGAAAGCCCCGGAAGCTGACGAAATCCCGGTCGGAGTGGAGATCCTCCCCGATGCCGGGGCTGCTGACCTCCAGGACG
This genomic stretch from Cyanobium gracile PCC 6307 harbors:
- a CDS encoding low-complexity tail membrane protein produces the protein MTPRSEPLLWLQLIALGVLPLEALLLLLVLAGSDPGPLPGLERLLCWAIGALAPAVLLARRPADVWSLLLLQTPLRGRRELQRRLSRLQAAPGLALATAGGAALALPLLWWIDRQAAVAAPITPFASCPRLVALLLAALLLVVMLWQWQQLIQSLWLLNRSPEVLAATRPLSLEELEQQRLCLGLPLLLPEPLKRPEVVMPPEANPGEAEDPPETQAPEAPPAPPPTPAVEPSAVEAVAVEPEQPPEEAEGSDLDQEIP
- the infB gene encoding translation initiation factor IF-2, with protein sequence MTSSGKVRIYELSKDLGLDNKDVLDAAEKLSIAAKSHSSSISDDEASRIRSLIGVNVASPTPARPGSPTRPEPAPPAPPAKAILAVKKAAPAPVSIPRSGAAPVAPAAAAPPAPPASRPPAPRPVAAASAQAPARPEPPAARPRPAGAPVPARPRPVEAGKPAGQPPTIMGKPAATAAPAAAPTAKPAAPGAPARPAPAAPARPAAAAPPTKPLAAPKPTGPAPVNRASQPPVRVGSPQRPPAPAPGRPAQAGTPTRPPATRPQLVGRPQPGQSGPTSSRPAPPSARPQRPGAPAPIRPGSAGARTGSAPGRPGPTPLELVGKPIRRDSAGPGTFVGGPSDVPPAARASPRGCARSMAPGELIQLQKPTGCPGAPPPRRPDHSEGGTEAVGEKEGVTRPTATPQAAPRRPGFGPPTPAGARAPGARRPDWDDSAKLEALRSRTPQKQRQKVHIIGENDDALTAETGGYAGEQEALVLQASLARPAKPRTPAGAQAKPTVAVRKRKKETTRQRQRRRAMELRASREAKALRPEMLIVPEGNLTVQELADRLGVESSEIIKSLFFKGIIATVTQTLDLHTIETVSEEFGVPVLQDDIEAAAKKTVEMIEESDMAHLIRRPPVVTVMGHVDHGKTSLLDAIRKTRVAAGEAGGITQHIGAYQVDVPHGEEHRKITFLDTPGHEAFTAMRARGTKVTDVAVLVVAADDGVRPQTLEAISHARAAEVPIVVAINKIDKEGAQPDRVKQELSGLDLVAEDWGGNTVMVPVSAIKGENIDKLLEMILLVTEVEDLQANPDRMARGTVIEAHLDKAKGPVATLLIQNGTLKAGDVLAAGPILGKVRAMVDDTGKRVKQAGPSSAVEALGFSEVPTAGDEFEVYADEKSARAVVGDRATEARATRLAQQMASRRVSLASMSGQASEGELKELNLILKADVQGSVEAILGSLEQLPQEEVQVRVLLSAPGEITETDVDLAAASGAVIVGFNTSMASGAKRAADATGVDVRDYDVIYKLLEDIQMAMEGLLEPEMVEEGLGEAEVRAVFTIGKSAVAGCYVTSGKLQRNCRIRVHRGKELVYEGDLDSLRRNKDDVKEVATGFECGIGCDRFTGWQDKDRVEAFKLVTQRRTLST
- a CDS encoding YlxR family protein, which codes for MTSPAGRPVLRRCVSCRRLCDRTQLWRVVRQSDGTVSLDGGMGRSAYLCPQPSCLEEARRRRRLQRGLRCAVSETILAILEARLERSAPRPLRQDEPWSPRACGPGALSAPPYGDLSE
- the nusA gene encoding transcription termination factor NusA, translated to MALVLLPGLNNLIEDISDEKKLAPQVVEAALREALLKGYERYRRTLYLGISEDPFEEDYFSNFDVALDLEEEGYRVLASKIIVEEVESDDHQIAIEEVRQVAEDAQIGDTVVLDVTPEKDDFGRMAAATTKQVLAQKLRDQQRRMIQEEFADLEDPVLTARVIRFERQSVIMAVSSGLGRPEVEAELPRRDQLPNDNYRANATFKVFLKEVSEVPRRGPQLFVSRANAGLVVYLFENEVPEIQEGSVRIVAVAREANPPSRAVGPRTKVAVDSVEREVDPVGACIGARGSRIQQVVNELRGEKIDVIRWSPDPAQYLANSLSPARVEMVRLVDPEGHHAHVLVPHDQLSLAIGREGQNVRLAARLTGWKIDIKDAQDYDQVSEDEKVATLIAQRQEEEALQAEAEARLQAEQATRAEEDARLRELYPLPEDEEIDGEGDGEEDGGEVGPSEVEAEADDPLEPPLEEAPEETAGEDVR
- a CDS encoding DUF3493 domain-containing protein, which codes for MGSDPNRSLDPALRQRLLTEARTPWRGLRRALWFALVASAGLGLATMALRASAGSEVASGDLLIQVGAFGLFGGLLWFDRNRLDG
- a CDS encoding ribosome assembly cofactor RimP, with the protein product MPHPLTDDLETLARPVVVAAHLEVQSVEVLAHRIPLTVVVRVQRADGTDVNLDECAAVSGPLAEAIEASGLLTMAYVLEVSSPGIGEDLHSDRDFVSFRGFPVEVLRRDADGAEVRRTGLLLGRDDQVVQLNERGRILRIPRDDVLRVRLTQAPPDS
- a CDS encoding AbrB family transcriptional regulator, with the translated sequence MLTGSDLLAKVKELGDVSKSDLVRGCGYVSTKKDGSERLNFTAFYEALLEAKGVSLGEGGGKGASKGGRKLSYVATVQGNGNLLVGKAYTAMLDLQPGDEFEIKLGRKQIRLIPAGSTDDDD